A region of the Methylobacterium nodulans ORS 2060 genome:
GGGGAGATTGCGGGGAGAGCTTGCGCGAGGTTGCGGCTGCTTCTGCGGGCGTCGATCCCGCGACCTCCGACCGCGTCGGAACCTCGTCGGGTCTCTCGGTCGCACCGCCGACCTCCTCTGCTGTCTCAACCGCCTCGACCGCGGTGCTCGCCGACGCGCCGAGTTCCCGCTCGGCTTGGTCCCAATGCGCTCTGTCCCTCCCGTGAGGATGACCCTCTGCCTCCCAGATCTGGTAGGCACGCCTGCGGATTCGCTCCCCGCGCTCCTTCTCCATGCTCGTCTCCTCTCATGCCGTTGCGAGAAACGCACCGGGCAGGTGCGACGTGCAGGCCATCACCCAGGTGATCGCCTCGCGGTCGTATTCGTCACCGGACCGCCACGTTTCGAAAAAGGCGTTCAGCCGCGAAACCCGGTCGGGCCAAGCCGCGGCGGCCTGAAGGCCGACCGAGACACCGTAATTGGCAAAGGCGAACTTCGCGGTGCGCAGCGCCGGAGCGCGGCTGAAGTAGCCGGGCGGGTCGACCCACATTCGGTCAAGCGTCGCGAGCGAGCGCGCCGTCTGCGCCCTTGCCCACGGCTCGTCGGGAAAGAAGTGGGCAAGCCACAGCATCATGCCGAGCCCCAGATCCTGATCGATGTCGAGGCGGCGCCAATCCTGCTCGATCAGATCCCGCATCTGGGCGATCTCCGCCGCGAGGGCGTCCTCGTCGAGGAGGCGATAGGACACGTAGCCGCCATAGGCGTCCATGGCACCGAACCCGTAACCCGGGTAGGGGCCGCTCAGGTCCTCCTCCGCCTTCCAGAACACACCACGGCCCGGGATCACGAAGGCCGGGTGGATGTCGCGCGCGAGCGCGATGCCGCGGTTGCGGTACTCCGGTTTGAGATCGCCCAGCCGCGCCAGCGCGAAGAGCCACATGGCAAGATAATGGAAGTACTGCCCGTCCCGATCCGGAGCCTCCCCGATCCGGACCCCGCGCGGTCGCCCGAGCACGCGCTCAACCTCGCCGACCAGTGTTTCGGCCTCGCGCAGCCAATGCTGGTCGCCGAGTTCCCGGAACAGGGAGACGTAGAGCACCACCCCGAAGGCATCGGTCCAGAGATAGCGCAGCCCGTTGGGCCAGATCCGCTCGCGGCGCATCCAGTCGAGTTTGTCGAGAACATAGCCGATGTCGCGAAGCATCGCGCTACAGCCCAAACGGGTAGGTGTCCGGCACGCCGGGCTTGGCGTGTTCGGGTCCGAGCGGGGTCACGGCCGCAGTCTCATCGAACCAGACATAGGCATCGAATTGCTGCGGCAGCGATGCATCCGCATAGTGGCTCAACAATTCGGTCTCGGGCCGGTAGATCACGCCGATGAACCGCTCCAGCCGTGGTTCCAGCAGCCGGTGGCGAAGGGCATCGTGCTGCCCCTTGCGGAGATCCAGGAGGAAACGCGGCACATTGGAATCGTGGCAGAGCCGTTCGTAGCTGTCCCGGTGCGAGGGGCGAACCCGCTTGATCTCCATATCGCCATCCCAGTCCGTCGCGGCCGCGACGGAGCCGGTATGGGTGCCGAAGCCGATCAGCGCGGCCGCGTCGCCGAAGCGCTCACGACAGAGCTGGCCGATGTTCAACTGGCCCCGCACGAAGCCCATATCCGTGTAGCGCGCATCGCCGATATGCGAGTTGTGGGCCCAGACGATCGCCTTCGAGCCGGAGCCGCGTGCGTCGAGAACGTGGGTGAGCGTCTCGACCATGTGCGTGTCGCGCAGGTTCCAGGACTCCGCGCCGCCGTAATACATGATGCGGTAATACCGCTCCGCGGAGGCGATCAGGCGCGCGTTCTGCGCAGCATCGAGGAAGCTGTCGCGGTCGTCGCTCGCATATTCGAGCTGCTTCGCGAGAAGCTCGCGGCACTGGGCGATCACGGCCTCCTCGCATTTCCGATAGCCGGCCGTCCGCACCGCGCGACCATAGGTCGATGGCTCCTTCTGCCAGGGGGTCAGGCAGCCGTAGCGTTCCCGGGCGACCTTGGCGGCCTCGGGATCGACCTTGTCCAGATAGGCCAGCACGGCCGCGATGGAGCCGCGCATGTTGTACATATCGAGCCCGTAGAAGCCGACCTGTCTCGTGCGATCGGTCAGGCCGGCATTGCGCGCGCGCATCCAGGCGGTCAGGTCCGCGATATCGGTGTTGCGCCACATCCAGGTCGGGAAGCGCTGGAACGGCGGCTCCGCAGCCGCGCGCGCGGAGCGGTGCCGGACGTAGCGGTCGACCGCGGCCGCGTCCGGCCAGTCCGCTTCGACCGCTACGATCGTGTATCCATGCCGCTCGACCAGGGACCGGGTGATGGCCGCCCGCGCCCGATAGAACTCGGCCGTGCCGTGGCTCGCTTCGCCGAGCAGCACGATCCGCCGGTCGGCGAAGCGCTCGAAGAGGCGCCCG
Encoded here:
- a CDS encoding DUF2934 domain-containing protein, giving the protein MEKERGERIRRRAYQIWEAEGHPHGRDRAHWDQAERELGASASTAVEAVETAEEVGGATERPDEVPTRSEVAGSTPAEAAATSRKLSPQSPPDEKTKRKLPDGNKK
- a CDS encoding protein-L-isoaspartate(D-aspartate) O-methyltransferase encodes the protein MSDYSHARSRMVDVQIASRGVRDKAVLAAMREVPREAFVEPGFEEFAYEDIPLPISEGQTISQPYIVAAMIALAEVEPGERVLEVGAGSGYAAAVLSRIAERVYAIERHPSLGEQARRRFDKLGYGNIELRVGDGTRGWPEAAPFDAILVAASGPDAPRALKEQLVIGGRLVIPVGSDERQQTLLKVTRTSETDYEEEDFGPVMFVPLIGEQGWSEDGRRSASRHVPGQARGETLPQMIAKAAEPLPDLDDPAFGRLFERFADRRIVLLGEASHGTAEFYRARAAITRSLVERHGYTIVAVEADWPDAAAVDRYVRHRSARAAAEPPFQRFPTWMWRNTDIADLTAWMRARNAGLTDRTRQVGFYGLDMYNMRGSIAAVLAYLDKVDPEAAKVARERYGCLTPWQKEPSTYGRAVRTAGYRKCEEAVIAQCRELLAKQLEYASDDRDSFLDAAQNARLIASAERYYRIMYYGGAESWNLRDTHMVETLTHVLDARGSGSKAIVWAHNSHIGDARYTDMGFVRGQLNIGQLCRERFGDAAALIGFGTHTGSVAAATDWDGDMEIKRVRPSHRDSYERLCHDSNVPRFLLDLRKGQHDALRHRLLEPRLERFIGVIYRPETELLSHYADASLPQQFDAYVWFDETAAVTPLGPEHAKPGVPDTYPFGL